In one Culex quinquefasciatus strain JHB chromosome 2, VPISU_Cqui_1.0_pri_paternal, whole genome shotgun sequence genomic region, the following are encoded:
- the LOC6047565 gene encoding cytosolic Fe-S cluster assembly factor NUBP1 homolog gives MSSAEVTAAAKPADAPEHCPGTASESAGKASACAGCPNQQICATGPKGPDPSIALVKEKLREVRNKVLVLSGKGGVGKSTVTALLSRAMAQHNPDRNFGVLDIDICGPSQPRVLGVLGEQVHQSGSGWSPVYIEDNLSLMSIGFLLGSPDDAIIWRGPKKNGMIRQFLTEVDWGQLDYLVLDTPPGTSDEHLSAATFLKVTDGRWGAVLVTTPQEVALLDVRKEITFCKKMAIPVVGVVENMSVFVCPKCATESDIFPAKTGGAERMCADMEVRYLGKLPLDPRLAKCCDEGKDFLAEHAGSPTVTALKGIVARVQEFFETE, from the coding sequence ATGAGTTCCGCGGAAGTGACCGCCGCCGCTAAACCTGCAGACGCCCCGGAACACTGCCCGGGAACGGCCAGCGAATCGGCCGGCAAAGCATCCGCCTGTGCTGGCTGTCCGAATCAGCAGATTTGCGCAACCGGACCGAAGGGCCCCGATCCGTCGATTGCACTGGTCAAGGAGAAGCTTCGGGAGGTCCGGAACAAGGTGCTGGTGCTGTCGGGGAAGGGTGGCGTGGGGAAGAGTACCGTTACGGCGCTGCTGAGCCGTGCCATGGCCCAGCACAATCCGGACCGGAACTTTGGCGTGCTGGACATTGACATTTGTGGACCGTCGCAGCCGCGGGTTCTGGGCGTGCTCGGCGAGCAGGTGCACCAGTCCGGATCCGGCTGGTCGCCCGTGTACATCGAGGACAATCTGAGCCTGATGTCGATCGGGTTTTTACTAGGCAGTCCGGACGACGCAATCATCTGGCGTGGGCCGAAAAAGAACGGAATGATTCGGCAGTTTTTGACTGAGGTGGACTGGGGTCAGCTGGACTACCTGGTGCTGGACACACCGCCGGGAACCTCCGACGAGCACCTGTCGGCGGCAACATTCCTCAAAGTAACCGATGGACGTTGGGGAGCGGTCCTGGTGACGACCCCGCAGGAAGTGGCTCTGTTGGACGTGCGCAAGGAAATCACCTTCTGCAAGAAGATGGCCATTCCGGTGGTCGGCGTCGTCGAGAACATGTCTGTGTTTGTGTGTCCCAAGTGCGCCACGGAGTCGGACATCTTTCCGGCGAAAACGGGCGGTGCCGAGCGGATGTGTGCCGACATGGAGGTGCGATACTTGGGCAAGCTGCCGCTGGATCCGCGGCTGGCCAAGTGCTGCGACGAGGGAAAGGATTTCCTGGCGGAACATGCGGGCAGTCCGACGGTGACGGCGCTCAAGGGCATCGTGGCCCGCGTGCAGGAGTTCTTCGAGACGGAGTGA